A DNA window from Syntrophorhabdaceae bacterium contains the following coding sequences:
- the rpsB gene encoding 30S ribosomal protein S2 produces the protein MSNLTIKQLLEAGVHFGHQTKRWNPKMKPFIFGARNGIYIIDLQKTLKMFKEAYNFIKEVASHNDYVLFVGTKKQAQESIADEAGRCGAYYVNNRWLGGTMTNFQTIEKSIERLRKYEELKQGDIFKVLPKKEAFGIEKEIDKLEKNIGGIKAMDRLPGALYIVDPKKEYIAVNEAKKLGIPTVGIVDTNCDPDDIDFVIPGNDDAIRAIKLITMKIADAVLEGKALYLEEFQAKEESAEEPKPFVDESVFEEKYDDYDVK, from the coding sequence ATGTCAAATCTCACCATCAAACAACTACTCGAAGCAGGCGTACATTTCGGACACCAGACGAAAAGGTGGAATCCCAAGATGAAACCTTTCATATTCGGCGCGCGGAACGGCATCTACATCATCGACCTGCAGAAGACCCTGAAGATGTTCAAGGAGGCCTACAATTTCATCAAAGAGGTCGCTTCCCATAACGATTACGTCCTCTTCGTGGGCACCAAAAAACAGGCCCAGGAATCTATTGCCGATGAGGCAGGCCGCTGCGGCGCATACTATGTGAATAACAGGTGGCTCGGCGGAACCATGACGAACTTTCAGACTATCGAAAAGAGCATCGAGAGACTCCGCAAGTATGAAGAACTCAAACAGGGCGATATCTTCAAGGTCCTTCCCAAAAAAGAGGCATTCGGAATAGAAAAAGAGATCGACAAGCTCGAAAAGAACATAGGCGGCATCAAGGCTATGGACCGTCTGCCGGGCGCCCTTTACATCGTTGACCCGAAAAAGGAGTATATCGCCGTCAACGAAGCAAAAAAACTGGGCATACCCACGGTAGGTATCGTCGACACAAATTGTGACCCCGATGATATTGATTTTGTCATCCCCGGAAACGATGATGCCATCAGGGCGATAAAACTTATTACCATGAAGATCGCCGATGCCGTTCTTGAGGGAAAGGCCCTCTACTTAGAGGAGTTCCAGGCCAAAGAGGAATCGGCTGAAGAACCGAAACCGTTTGTTGATGAAAGTGTCTTTGAAGAAAAATACGACGACTATGACGTAAAATAG
- the tsf gene encoding translation elongation factor Ts, with protein sequence MEITAEAVKKLREKTGVGLMDCKEALKQSNGDMEKAIEYLREKGLAKLQKRMGKVASEGLIASYIHTGGKVGTMVEINCETDFVANTKEFQEFAKDIAMQITASNPFYIKREDIPAEVIEKEKNIYRKQALESGKPEKIVDKIAEGKLEKFYQEVCLIEQSFIKNPDMTVTELLEELIVKMGEKILVNRFIRFQLGETIEE encoded by the coding sequence ATGGAGATAACTGCTGAAGCGGTAAAAAAATTGAGAGAGAAAACCGGCGTTGGCCTTATGGATTGCAAGGAAGCGCTGAAACAATCAAATGGAGATATGGAGAAAGCAATCGAATATCTGCGGGAAAAAGGGCTTGCCAAATTGCAAAAACGTATGGGAAAAGTTGCATCAGAAGGTCTCATAGCGTCATACATCCATACAGGCGGAAAGGTCGGCACTATGGTTGAAATAAACTGTGAAACAGATTTTGTTGCCAACACAAAAGAGTTTCAGGAATTCGCGAAAGATATTGCCATGCAGATAACGGCATCAAACCCGTTTTATATCAAAAGGGAAGATATCCCCGCTGAGGTGATAGAAAAAGAAAAGAATATCTACCGGAAACAGGCCCTTGAATCCGGAAAGCCTGAAAAGATCGTTGATAAGATCGCCGAAGGAAAGCTGGAGAAATTCTACCAGGAGGTATGCCTCATTGAACAGTCATTCATCAAAAATCCCGATATGACGGTGACAGAGCTCCTTGAAGAGCTTATAGTAAAGATGGGCGAAAAGATACTCGTCAACAGGTTTATAAGGTTCCAACTCGGCGAAACGATCGAGGAATGA